A single region of the Sorghum bicolor cultivar BTx623 unplaced genomic scaffold, Sorghum_bicolor_NCBIv3 super_2174, whole genome shotgun sequence genome encodes:
- the LOC110431575 gene encoding chalcone synthase 2-like, which produces MRATRHVLSEYGNMSSACVLFILDEMRKRSAEDGRATTGEGFDWGVLFGFGPGLTVETVVLHSVPITTGAAITA; this is translated from the coding sequence CTCTGAGTACGGCAACATGTCCAGCGCCTGCGTCCTCTTCATCCTCGACGAGATGCGTAAGCGCTCCGCCGAGGATGGCCGGGCCACCACCGGCGAAGGCTTCGACTGGGGCgtcctctttggctttggccccGGGCTCACCGTCGAGACCGTCGTGCTCCACAGTGTTCCCATCACCACCGGAGCGGCCATCACCGCCTGA